The Streptomyces nigra genome includes the window ACGAGAGCGAGAGGCCCTCGTGCTTGACCAGCTCGGTGTACTCGTACACCTGACCGCCGATGAAGATCGCACCCATGATGAAGGTGACGATGAACCAGCCCCGGAGCTTCTTCACGTCACCGCGCTCGGCGGCGAAGACGCCGAGCTGGCAGGTGAGTGAGGAGAGCACCAGGATCGTGGTGTTCGTCGCCGAGAACGGGAAGTTCAAGGCCTCGGCCTTCTCTGCCCAGAACTCGGGTCCCGTCACCGATCGCAGGGTGAAGTACATCGCGAAGAGGGCCGCGAAGAACATCAGCTCGGAACTCAGCCAGATGATGGTTCCGACGCTGGTGAGGTTCGGCCTGTTGACCGACGGGTGCGCGTGCCCGGTTTCTACTGTCGTTGCTGTCGCCACGACCGACATTATGTCGGTCGCTTATCCCGCCCTCACTCCGGGGGGTGCCGTTCGGAGTGTCTTCCCCGTTCATACCGGTGTTGACGTGGTGTTCAAGGGAGTAGCATCCGGCCCAACGGGCCCTGTCCTTACGACGCCGACGTCACGGAGGAACCCATGCAGCCGACCGCCACGGTGCTGGTCTACAGCGACGACTCCAACACCCGCGAGCAGGTGCGGCTCGCCACCGGGCGACGGCCCGCACCGGACGTGCCGGTGGTGGAGTTCGTGGAGTGCGCGACGCCGGCCGCCGTCATCAAGGAGCTGGACAAGGGCGGGATCGACGTCTGCGTCCTGGACGGCGAGGCCGTGCCCATGGGCGGCATGGGGCTGTGCAAGCAGATCAAGGATGAGGTGTTCGAGGCCCCGCCCGTGCTGCTCCTCATGGGGCGCCCGCAGGACGCGTGGCTGGCCACCTGGAGCCGCGCCGAGGCCGCTGTGACGCTGCCTGTGGACCCCGTGGAGTTCGCCCAGGCCCTGGCCTCCCTGCTGCGCACCAGGCGCCTGCAGAGCGCCTAGAGGGCTTTTGGCGGGGCCTCCGCCTCTGCTCCGTCTGCGCCGTCCGCGGTCAGACGTTCTGCGGTCTCAGCCTGGCCCGTTCGGCCGGGCTGGGGCCGTCCGGCGTGTCGGCGACGAGGGCGCTTCCGCCGCGCCACTTGCGCCAGCTGAGATTCCAGTCGCCGTAGCCGTTGCCGAAGGGCGCCATCATCTCGCCGCCGGAGTTCACCACCTCGACGATGTCGCCCTCCTTGATGGTCTCGTAGAACCAGGCGGCGTTGGCGGTGCTCATGCCCGTGCAGCCGTGGCTGACGTTGGCGTATCCCTGGGAGCCGGTCGACCAGGGGGCGGCGTGGACGTACTCGCCGCTGTTGGTGACGCGCACCGAGTGATGCACGATCAGGTCGTAGAAGTCCGAGCTGCCTATGCTCGCGCTGGTCATCCGGACGGTGCCCTCCTTGGCGAGGACGACCTTGACGCCGTTGCGCGTGTCGTAGCCGGGCTTGCCCGTGGTGACCGGTATCTCGCGGATGACCTCGCCGTTGCGGTAGACGGTCATCACATGGGACCCGGCGTCCGTGACCGCGATGACCCGGTCGCCGATGTCGAGGCTGAGGGACTTGGACTTGCCGCCCCGCAGCCGGTCGCCGACCCTGATGCCCTCCAGGTTGCTGCGCGCGCGGACGGTCGCGCCGGCCGGCCAGTAGTCCTTGGGCCGGTAGTGGAGTTCCTTGTCGTCGACCCAGTGCCAGGCACCGGAGACGGCGGGTATCGACTCCACCCGCAGGGCCCGTTCGACGGTGGCCCGCTCCTCCTTGGTCCGCACGGGCGCGCTCAGTTTGGCGGTGACGGGCTGGCCGACCCCGTACTTGCCGGCCCGGGGGCCGAACGTGACCGTGAGCGGCTTCTGGCTGGCCGGCCTGCTGGTGTCGAAGGTGGCGACCTTGCGGCCGGGGGCACCGTCCTCGTCCTCCGTGCTCACCCGCACCGTGTAGCGGGCGTCGGCGGCCAGCGGGGAGGTGCTGTGCCACCGGGTGCCGTCGGCCGAGAGTTCGCCCGCCACATGCCGTCCTGTGGCGTCCTGGGCGACGACGTCCGTGATCCGTCCGTCGGAGTCCTCGGCGGTGATCTCCAGGGCCTTGTCCGGGTCGACCTTGCGGCCGTCCCCTATGGGGCCGTTGAAGGCGATCTGCTCCGCGGCGTCGTAGGGCTCTGCGGAGAGCGGGTTGCCGTCGCTGCTGCAGCCTGCGGCACTCGCGCCGAGCGCGATCAGCAGCAGCGCGCAGCCTATGACGGTGCTCGTGCGCGGTGTATTGCTCATGGCCTCACGCTAGGAAGCGACGTCCGTGGCGGCGCGCCGAGTCATGCGTTCGGGTGACGGCGGAGGCGTACGGCGTGTCGGGGAACGCCGGAAGCCCGGACCCTCCTGACGGAGTGTCCGGGCTTCCGGTGGAACGGGTTCAGGTCACTGGGTGCGGCTCTCACCGCGGTAGTACTCGAAGACCCAGCCCCAGATGCCGATGAGGATCATCGGCAGCGAGAAGTACATCAGCCACCAGCCGATCGCGATCGAGAGGAACGCGAGAGCGCCACCGATCGCGAGGGAGAGGGGCTGCCAGCTGTGCGGGCTGAAGAAGCCCACCTCGCCGGCGTCGTCCGCGACGTCCGCCTCCTTGTCGTCCTGCGCGCCCGCGTCGACCCGCCGGGCCGTGAAGCCCAGGTAGAAGCCGATCATGACCGCGAGGCCGAAGGCCAGGAAGAGGGCCGTGGTACCGGCCGGCTCCTTCGACCACACGCCATAGACGATCGCCATGGCGAGGATGAAGACGCCCAGCCACATGAACATCCTGCCCTGGATCTTCACTTGCCGGCCTCCTTGCCACCAGCCAGAGCCTTGTCACCGTGAGGCGCGTTCTCGAGCTGGTCGAGTGCGGCGATCTCAGGGTGATGCAGGTCGAACGCCGGGGATTCGGATCGGATCCGCGGCAGAGTGATGAAGTTGTGCCGCGGCGGCGGGCAGGACGTCGCCCATTC containing:
- a CDS encoding cytochrome c oxidase subunit 3 gives rise to the protein MSVVATATTVETGHAHPSVNRPNLTSVGTIIWLSSELMFFAALFAMYFTLRSVTGPEFWAEKAEALNFPFSATNTTILVLSSLTCQLGVFAAERGDVKKLRGWFIVTFIMGAIFIGGQVYEYTELVKHEGLSLSSDPYGSVFYLTTGFHGLHVTGGLIAFLLVLGRTYAARRFTHEQATAAIVVSYYWHFVDVVWIGLFATIYMIK
- a CDS encoding L,D-transpeptidase, producing MSNTPRTSTVIGCALLLIALGASAAGCSSDGNPLSAEPYDAAEQIAFNGPIGDGRKVDPDKALEITAEDSDGRITDVVAQDATGRHVAGELSADGTRWHSTSPLAADARYTVRVSTEDEDGAPGRKVATFDTSRPASQKPLTVTFGPRAGKYGVGQPVTAKLSAPVRTKEERATVERALRVESIPAVSGAWHWVDDKELHYRPKDYWPAGATVRARSNLEGIRVGDRLRGGKSKSLSLDIGDRVIAVTDAGSHVMTVYRNGEVIREIPVTTGKPGYDTRNGVKVVLAKEGTVRMTSASIGSSDFYDLIVHHSVRVTNSGEYVHAAPWSTGSQGYANVSHGCTGMSTANAAWFYETIKEGDIVEVVNSGGEMMAPFGNGYGDWNLSWRKWRGGSALVADTPDGPSPAERARLRPQNV
- a CDS encoding cytochrome c oxidase subunit 4, translated to MKIQGRMFMWLGVFILAMAIVYGVWSKEPAGTTALFLAFGLAVMIGFYLGFTARRVDAGAQDDKEADVADDAGEVGFFSPHSWQPLSLAIGGALAFLSIAIGWWLMYFSLPMILIGIWGWVFEYYRGESRTQ